From Myxococcales bacterium, a single genomic window includes:
- the acnA gene encoding aconitate hydratase AcnA, translated as MSRSRDSFSTKTDLIVGAKKLSYFSLPKLAAKTGKDVSRLPVSLRILLENLLRHEDGKVVEEKDVQGLLAWDPKAAPDKEIAFHPARVVLQDFTGVPAVVDLAAMRDAIAELGGDPDKINPLFPSELVIDHSVQVDNFGSADALVRNTELEYGRNQERYALLRWAQGAFNNFKVVPPSTGIVHQVNIEHLARVVFDSDGLAYPDTLVGTDSHTTMVNGLGVLGWGVGGIEAEAAMLGQPINLLVPQVIGFKLHGTLPAGATATDLVLTITRMLRDKGVVGKFVEFYGSGLGNLPLADRATIGNMSPEFGSTCGIFPIDDETLRYLRLTGRSEEQVQLCEAYAKAQGLFRSADTPDPLYTDTLALDLGSVRPTLAGPRRPHDKVLLDEMKPAFGKVLGEMIAQGKAKKGGGAATPEDLGRRMQASVDGQEVSLGHGSVVIAAITSCTNTSNPYVMLGAGLLAKRAVDRGLSVKPWVKTSLAPGSKVVTRYLESAGVLSSLDQLHFNIVGYGCTTCIGNSGPIAESVSKAIKDGELVAAAVLSGNRNFEGRIHADVRANYLASPPLVVAYALAGRVDIDFQKEPIGQDSSGKDVFLKEIWPSSAEVAEAVAKHVTAEAYRTEYARVFEGDERWRALPVPEGSRYSWDPASTYVRRPSFFENLPRKPAPLSDISGARALAVLGDSITTDHISPAGGIAKDSPAAKYLTEHGVKPSEFNQYGARRGNHEVMMRGTFANVRLKNLLVPGIEGGVTRHLPSNQQMSIYDASMKYQADAVPLIVLSGKEYGSGSSRDWAGKGTLMLGIKAVIAESYERIHRSNLIGMGVLPLQFLEGQSRESLGLTGEETFAIGGISKGLAPGKTLTVEAVAADGTKKSFEARTRIDTVVELEYYANGGILQYVLRQLLES; from the coding sequence ATGTCCCGATCCCGCGACTCGTTCTCCACCAAGACTGACCTGATCGTCGGCGCAAAGAAGCTCTCGTACTTCTCGCTGCCCAAGCTCGCCGCGAAGACCGGCAAAGACGTGAGCCGCCTGCCGGTGTCGCTGCGCATCTTGCTGGAGAACCTGCTCCGCCACGAGGACGGCAAGGTCGTCGAAGAGAAGGACGTGCAGGGCTTGCTCGCGTGGGATCCGAAAGCGGCACCGGACAAGGAGATCGCCTTTCACCCCGCACGCGTCGTCTTGCAAGATTTCACGGGCGTGCCGGCGGTCGTCGACCTGGCGGCGATGCGCGACGCGATCGCCGAGCTCGGTGGCGATCCGGACAAGATCAACCCGCTCTTTCCCAGCGAGCTGGTGATCGATCACTCGGTGCAGGTGGACAACTTCGGCTCCGCCGACGCGCTGGTGCGGAACACGGAGCTCGAGTACGGCCGCAACCAGGAGCGCTACGCGCTGCTGCGCTGGGCTCAAGGCGCGTTCAACAACTTCAAGGTGGTGCCGCCCTCCACGGGCATTGTCCACCAGGTGAACATCGAGCACCTCGCCCGCGTCGTGTTCGACAGCGATGGGCTCGCCTATCCGGACACCTTGGTGGGCACCGACAGTCACACCACCATGGTCAACGGTCTGGGGGTGCTCGGGTGGGGTGTCGGCGGCATCGAGGCGGAGGCCGCCATGCTCGGTCAGCCGATCAATCTGCTGGTGCCTCAGGTCATCGGCTTCAAGCTGCACGGCACACTGCCGGCCGGGGCGACCGCGACGGATCTCGTGCTCACGATCACCCGCATGCTGCGCGACAAGGGTGTGGTCGGAAAGTTCGTGGAGTTCTACGGCTCGGGGCTGGGCAATCTGCCGCTCGCCGACCGCGCGACCATTGGCAACATGAGCCCCGAGTTCGGCTCGACCTGCGGCATCTTCCCCATCGACGACGAGACGCTGCGCTACCTGCGGCTCACCGGACGAAGTGAAGAACAAGTGCAGCTGTGTGAGGCGTATGCCAAGGCTCAAGGGTTGTTCCGCAGCGCCGACACACCGGACCCGCTCTACACGGACACCCTCGCGCTGGACCTCGGCAGCGTCCGGCCGACCCTCGCCGGTCCGCGTCGGCCCCACGACAAGGTGCTGCTCGACGAGATGAAGCCGGCGTTCGGCAAGGTGCTCGGCGAGATGATCGCCCAGGGCAAGGCCAAGAAGGGCGGCGGGGCGGCGACGCCCGAAGATCTCGGGCGGCGCATGCAGGCCTCGGTCGACGGGCAAGAGGTCAGCCTCGGCCACGGCTCGGTCGTGATTGCCGCCATCACCAGCTGCACGAACACCTCGAACCCGTACGTGATGCTGGGCGCCGGCTTGCTCGCGAAGCGAGCGGTCGATCGCGGCCTCAGCGTCAAACCCTGGGTCAAGACCAGCCTCGCGCCCGGCTCGAAGGTCGTCACGCGTTATCTCGAGAGCGCAGGCGTGCTCAGCTCGCTCGACCAGCTCCACTTCAACATCGTCGGGTACGGCTGCACGACCTGCATCGGCAACAGCGGTCCCATCGCCGAGAGCGTCAGCAAGGCCATCAAAGACGGGGAGCTCGTGGCCGCAGCGGTGCTGAGCGGCAACCGCAACTTCGAGGGACGCATCCACGCGGACGTTCGCGCCAACTACCTGGCGAGCCCGCCGCTGGTCGTCGCGTACGCGCTGGCCGGCCGTGTCGACATCGATTTTCAGAAGGAGCCCATCGGTCAGGACTCCAGCGGGAAAGACGTGTTCTTGAAGGAGATCTGGCCTTCGTCCGCGGAGGTCGCCGAGGCGGTCGCCAAGCACGTGACCGCCGAGGCCTACCGAACGGAGTACGCACGCGTGTTCGAGGGTGACGAGCGCTGGCGCGCGTTACCGGTCCCGGAGGGCAGCCGTTATTCGTGGGATCCGGCCAGCACCTACGTGCGCCGGCCGAGCTTCTTCGAGAACCTGCCGCGCAAACCCGCGCCGCTCAGTGACATCTCCGGAGCACGCGCGTTGGCCGTACTCGGTGATTCGATCACCACCGACCACATCTCACCCGCCGGCGGCATCGCGAAAGACTCACCGGCGGCGAAGTACCTGACGGAGCACGGGGTGAAGCCCAGCGAGTTCAACCAGTACGGCGCGCGCCGCGGCAACCACGAGGTGATGATGCGCGGCACGTTCGCCAACGTGCGGTTGAAGAACCTGCTCGTCCCCGGCATCGAGGGTGGCGTCACCCGGCACCTGCCGAGCAATCAGCAGATGAGCATCTACGACGCCTCGATGAAGTACCAGGCGGACGCGGTGCCGCTGATCGTGCTGTCGGGCAAAGAGTACGGCTCTGGGTCGTCCCGCGACTGGGCGGGCAAGGGCACCCTGATGCTGGGCATCAAGGCCGTGATCGCCGAGAGCTACGAGCGCATCCACCGCTCGAACCTGATCGGCATGGGTGTGTTGCCGCTCCAGTTCCTGGAGGGCCAGAGCCGCGAGAGCCTCGGGCTGACGGGCGAAGAGACGTTTGCCATCGGCGGCATCAGCAAGGGGCTCGCGCCCGGCAAGACCCTGACGGTCGAGGCGGTCGCCGCGGACGGGACCAAGAAGAGCTTCGAGGCCCGTACGCGCATCGATACCGTGGTCGAGCTCGAGTACTACGCCAACGGCGGCATCTTGCAGTACGTGCTCCGGCAGTTGCTCGAGAGCTGA
- a CDS encoding fumarate reductase/succinate dehydrogenase flavoprotein subunit — MAIKLESNAPSGPIETRWDRHRFAMKLVNPANRRKHTIIVVGTGLAGGAGAASLGELGYNVLSFCYQDSPRRAHSIAAQGGINAAKNYKNDGDSVYRLFYDTVKGGDFRARESNVHRLAQLSVNIIDQCVAQGVPFAREYGGLLDNRSFGGAQVSRTFYARGQTGQQLLLGAYQSLARQIEAGTVKSFPRTEMLDLIVVDGVARGIVTRDMVSGKIEAYTADAVVLATGGYGNVFFLSTNAKGCNTTAIWRAHRKGALFANPCFTQIHPTCIPASGDYQSKLTLMSESLRNDGRVWVPKDAADCGRDPAEIAEKDRDYYLERIYPSFGNLVPRDIASRRAKMVCDEGRGVGSEVDGVRRGVYLDFRDAIKRLGEAKIRERYGNLFDMYERITGENPYKVPMRIYPATHYTMGGLWVDYNLMTTIPGCFAAGEANFSDHGANRLGASALMQGLADGYFVLPYVLGNYVASTKLEKVDAGHIEVKRAVAEVEERVEKLLGIGGERTPDSFHRELGNIIWNNCGMARNAKSLESALEKIPALREEFWKNLKVTGSGESLNQTLEKAGRVADFMELGELMCRDALARDESCGCHYREEHVTEEGEAARNDEEFQYVAAWEYTGDVSKPALHKEPLEFEYVKPVQRSYK, encoded by the coding sequence ATGGCCATCAAGCTCGAAAGCAACGCACCCTCCGGCCCCATCGAGACGCGCTGGGACCGCCACCGCTTCGCGATGAAGCTGGTCAACCCTGCCAACCGCAGGAAACACACCATCATCGTCGTCGGCACCGGGCTGGCGGGCGGCGCCGGCGCCGCCTCGCTCGGCGAGCTCGGCTACAACGTGCTGTCGTTCTGCTACCAGGACAGCCCGCGCCGCGCCCACAGCATTGCCGCCCAGGGTGGGATCAACGCCGCCAAGAACTACAAAAACGACGGCGACAGTGTGTACCGTCTGTTCTACGACACGGTGAAGGGCGGGGACTTCCGCGCTCGCGAGAGCAACGTGCACCGGTTGGCGCAGCTGTCGGTGAACATCATCGACCAGTGTGTGGCGCAGGGGGTGCCCTTCGCCCGGGAGTATGGCGGGCTGCTCGACAACCGCTCGTTCGGTGGCGCGCAGGTATCGCGGACGTTTTACGCCCGTGGACAGACCGGTCAGCAGCTCTTGCTCGGCGCATACCAGTCGCTCGCCCGTCAGATCGAGGCGGGCACCGTCAAGAGCTTCCCGCGAACGGAGATGCTGGACCTGATCGTGGTCGACGGCGTGGCGCGCGGCATCGTCACGCGGGACATGGTCAGCGGGAAGATCGAAGCCTACACGGCGGACGCCGTGGTGCTCGCCACGGGCGGCTACGGCAACGTGTTCTTCCTGTCGACCAACGCCAAGGGCTGCAACACGACGGCCATCTGGCGCGCCCACCGCAAGGGGGCGCTGTTCGCCAACCCGTGTTTCACGCAGATCCACCCGACGTGCATCCCCGCGAGCGGCGACTATCAGTCCAAGCTGACGCTGATGAGCGAGAGCCTGCGCAACGACGGGCGCGTGTGGGTGCCGAAGGACGCGGCGGATTGCGGGCGAGATCCCGCGGAGATCGCCGAAAAAGACCGCGACTACTACCTGGAGCGGATCTACCCGAGCTTCGGCAACCTGGTGCCCCGCGACATCGCCAGCCGTCGCGCAAAGATGGTGTGCGACGAGGGACGCGGCGTCGGCTCGGAGGTCGACGGAGTGCGGCGCGGTGTCTACCTCGACTTCCGGGACGCCATCAAGCGTCTGGGGGAAGCCAAGATCCGTGAGCGGTACGGCAACCTGTTCGACATGTACGAGCGCATCACCGGCGAGAACCCGTACAAGGTTCCGATGCGCATCTACCCCGCGACCCACTACACGATGGGCGGGCTGTGGGTGGACTACAACCTGATGACGACGATCCCGGGCTGTTTTGCCGCCGGCGAGGCGAACTTCAGCGATCACGGTGCCAACCGCCTGGGCGCCAGCGCCCTGATGCAGGGGCTGGCGGACGGTTATTTCGTGTTGCCGTACGTGCTCGGCAACTACGTGGCCAGCACCAAGCTCGAGAAGGTGGACGCGGGTCACATCGAGGTGAAACGCGCCGTGGCCGAGGTCGAAGAGCGCGTCGAGAAACTCCTAGGTATCGGCGGAGAGCGAACGCCGGACTCGTTCCACCGAGAGCTTGGCAACATCATCTGGAACAACTGCGGCATGGCGCGAAACGCAAAATCGCTGGAGTCGGCGCTGGAGAAGATCCCGGCTCTCCGCGAGGAGTTCTGGAAGAACCTCAAGGTCACCGGGAGCGGAGAGAGCCTGAACCAGACGCTGGAGAAGGCGGGCCGTGTCGCCGACTTCATGGAGCTCGGAGAGCTCATGTGCCGCGACGCTCTGGCGCGCGACGAGAGCTGCGGCTGTCACTATCGGGAAGAGCACGTCACCGAAGAGGGCGAGGCCGCGCGCAACGACGAAGAGTTCCAGTACGTTGCCGCCTGGGAGTACACCGGTGACGTCTCGAAACCGGCTTTGCACAAGGAACCTCTCGAGTTCGAGTATGTGAAGCCCGTGCAGCGCAGCTACAAGTGA
- a CDS encoding succinate dehydrogenase cytochrome b subunit, whose protein sequence is MAKAITLYDTTIGKKVVLAVTGLLLYGFVVAHMVGNLQVFMGPEQLNGYAKKLHDLGPLLWVARGVLLIAFGLHVVTVVQLLARTAAARPTGYRKKKNLTTTYAALTMKFGGVALLLFVLYHLAHFTFPGVAMASSYKHDALDVYSNVVHGFKVPWVTAIYVVAQVFLGMHLYHGAFSLFQTLGFNHPRYNEKLKFLAQTLGVAVAAANIAMPVAVVAGVVK, encoded by the coding sequence ATGGCCAAAGCGATCACGCTCTACGACACGACGATCGGCAAGAAGGTCGTCCTGGCGGTGACGGGCCTCCTGCTCTACGGGTTCGTCGTCGCTCACATGGTGGGCAACCTCCAGGTCTTCATGGGGCCGGAGCAGCTCAACGGATACGCGAAGAAGCTGCATGACCTCGGTCCGCTGCTCTGGGTGGCGCGGGGAGTGCTTCTCATCGCGTTCGGGTTGCACGTCGTGACGGTGGTGCAGCTCCTGGCGCGCACCGCAGCGGCGCGCCCCACCGGCTACCGCAAGAAGAAGAACCTGACCACGACCTACGCGGCGCTGACGATGAAGTTCGGGGGCGTCGCGCTCTTGTTGTTCGTGCTCTATCACCTGGCCCATTTCACCTTCCCAGGTGTGGCCATGGCCTCCAGCTACAAACACGACGCGCTCGACGTCTACTCGAACGTCGTGCACGGCTTCAAGGTGCCGTGGGTGACCGCCATCTACGTCGTCGCGCAGGTGTTCCTGGGCATGCACCTCTATCACGGGGCGTTCAGCCTGTTTCAGACCCTCGGCTTCAATCACCCGCGCTACAACGAGAAGCTGAAGTTCCTCGCGCAGACCCTGGGTGTCGCGGTCGCCGCGGCCAACATCGCGATGCCGGTTGCCGTCGTCGCGGGCGTCGTGAAGTGA
- a CDS encoding family 43 glycosylhydrolase yields the protein MVTMRACSRKLRWVLLLAANVGLAAGGCGSDSGDGGPANTGGAAGAGAGSSGGGGTSFGGGAGVSGGGGVAATSGGGTSNSGGSAGAAGSTGNGGGSAASGGSAGTGGSGGTGGSTPCTTRITYGSAWIKGANHPNAYDDVTAKVTWDGSCKVDASGNGQATLSNGWAPYFKGKNCIIALDYSGACSGVPSACETRISYGPKWQPAPNHPAFNDDVPGVVTWNGVCAASGGDSAATLSNGWAPHFTGGNACDLSFRHTACGGLYENPVVGVDCPDPGVMQDGDTYYMACTPGFAYPIRSSKDLVHWKSAGTIFTNATKPSWGSGSYWAPELHKVGAKYVAYFSAKSSTSGTFAIGAASAPSPTGPFTDIGKPLVTEPSPGAIDAHYFRASTGKHYVLWKVDGNAVGQKTPIKIQELAADGLSRIGSATTILTNTLGWEGPLVEGPWMVEYGGSFYLFYSGNGYASSSYGVGVAKASSPLGPFTKKGAPILSSKGDWAGPGHGSILKGPSGDWVHVYHSWEAGKIQAPPGRVVLVDRVQWVAGWPEMRGAPASRSQPMP from the coding sequence ATGGTGACGATGCGCGCTTGTTCGCGGAAGTTGCGATGGGTCTTGTTGCTGGCCGCCAATGTGGGGTTGGCGGCCGGCGGTTGCGGCTCGGACTCCGGTGATGGGGGGCCCGCGAACACGGGGGGAGCGGCGGGAGCAGGCGCCGGCTCATCCGGTGGGGGTGGTACGTCGTTCGGGGGTGGCGCCGGTGTGAGCGGGGGCGGCGGCGTGGCGGCGACGAGCGGTGGTGGAACGTCGAACAGCGGAGGCAGCGCGGGCGCTGCCGGGAGCACAGGCAACGGCGGAGGGAGCGCGGCCAGCGGCGGCAGCGCGGGCACCGGCGGCAGTGGTGGAACCGGCGGCAGTACACCGTGCACCACCCGCATCACGTACGGATCCGCGTGGATCAAAGGCGCGAACCACCCGAACGCATACGACGACGTCACCGCCAAGGTGACCTGGGACGGCTCGTGCAAGGTCGACGCTTCGGGGAACGGCCAGGCGACGTTGTCGAACGGCTGGGCTCCCTACTTCAAGGGCAAGAACTGCATCATCGCGCTCGACTACAGCGGGGCGTGCAGCGGTGTCCCGAGCGCTTGTGAGACCCGCATCAGCTACGGACCGAAGTGGCAGCCCGCACCCAATCACCCGGCGTTCAACGACGACGTGCCCGGCGTCGTGACCTGGAACGGAGTCTGTGCCGCGAGCGGCGGCGACTCTGCGGCCACACTCTCGAACGGTTGGGCTCCGCATTTCACAGGGGGGAATGCCTGTGACCTCTCGTTCCGACACACCGCGTGCGGCGGGCTCTACGAAAACCCGGTCGTTGGCGTGGACTGCCCGGATCCCGGCGTCATGCAGGACGGCGACACGTATTACATGGCGTGCACACCGGGGTTTGCCTATCCCATTCGCTCGTCGAAGGACCTCGTGCACTGGAAGAGCGCCGGCACGATCTTCACGAATGCGACAAAACCAAGCTGGGGATCGGGCAGCTACTGGGCGCCGGAGCTCCACAAGGTCGGCGCAAAATACGTGGCCTACTTCAGCGCCAAGAGCAGCACCTCCGGCACGTTCGCGATCGGTGCGGCTAGCGCGCCCAGCCCCACGGGCCCGTTCACCGACATCGGCAAACCCCTGGTGACCGAGCCGAGCCCGGGCGCCATCGACGCGCACTACTTCCGTGCTTCGACGGGCAAACACTACGTCCTGTGGAAGGTCGACGGCAACGCGGTTGGCCAGAAGACGCCGATCAAGATCCAGGAGCTCGCCGCGGACGGGTTATCTCGCATTGGCTCAGCGACCACGATCCTCACCAACACCCTTGGCTGGGAAGGGCCCCTGGTCGAAGGGCCGTGGATGGTGGAGTACGGCGGGAGCTTTTATCTGTTCTACAGCGGCAACGGCTACGCCAGCTCGAGCTACGGAGTTGGCGTCGCGAAGGCGAGCTCACCGCTTGGCCCCTTCACCAAGAAGGGCGCGCCAATCTTGTCGAGCAAGGGCGACTGGGCGGGTCCTGGTCACGGCTCCATTCTGAAAGGTCCATCCGGGGACTGGGTGCACGTCTATCACTCGTGGGAGGCCGGCAAGATCCAGGCGCCGCCCGGGCGGGTGGTGCTCGTCGATCGTGTGCAGTGGGTGGCTGGCTGGCCGGAGATGCGCGGCGCGCCCGCTTCGCGATCACAACCCATGCCGTAG
- a CDS encoding NAD-dependent epimerase/dehydratase family protein — translation MHVAFIGGTRFIGRAAAREALERGHTVSVLHRGEHACDLRGVRDVRVDRNDPSALSAALARLAPDVVVDTRAMTRVDAQVTSLALRVVGVPGVVLSSMDVYAQFGRLNGLPAPEPEAVVTESSPLTIPFPFRGIAPDLGPDYDKKEVEAELESAVRQGGPPVTVLRLPAVYGDGDYRRRLAGVVARIDVGERIFPCVSGASWRQSHAHVRDVAHAILLAAERAASGYAVFNVGERETPTMRARVEAIARTLDVSVEWREESGELVDELSFLGAMPNDFVVSTAALRAALGFDELTTERERLADLIDWSRRSRPN, via the coding sequence ATGCACGTTGCCTTCATTGGTGGGACGCGCTTCATCGGGCGGGCTGCGGCTCGAGAGGCGCTCGAGCGAGGACACACGGTGAGTGTGCTCCACCGGGGCGAGCATGCGTGCGATCTGCGTGGGGTGCGGGACGTCCGCGTCGATCGCAATGATCCCTCCGCGCTGAGCGCTGCGCTCGCACGGCTAGCGCCCGATGTCGTGGTCGACACACGCGCAATGACCCGGGTCGATGCGCAGGTGACGAGCCTCGCGCTCCGGGTCGTCGGTGTGCCGGGGGTGGTGCTGTCGAGCATGGACGTGTATGCGCAGTTCGGACGACTCAACGGTCTGCCGGCGCCCGAGCCCGAAGCGGTAGTCACCGAGAGCTCGCCGCTCACGATCCCGTTTCCTTTTCGAGGCATCGCGCCGGATCTCGGGCCGGACTACGACAAGAAGGAGGTCGAAGCCGAGCTCGAGTCGGCCGTTCGACAGGGTGGCCCGCCAGTGACCGTGCTCCGGCTTCCGGCGGTCTACGGTGACGGCGACTACCGTCGCCGTCTTGCCGGCGTCGTGGCGCGCATTGACGTGGGGGAGCGAATCTTTCCCTGTGTGTCCGGAGCAAGCTGGCGGCAGTCCCACGCCCACGTGCGGGACGTGGCTCATGCCATCTTGCTCGCCGCCGAGCGGGCCGCGAGTGGCTACGCGGTGTTCAACGTCGGAGAGCGAGAGACCCCGACGATGCGCGCCCGGGTGGAGGCCATTGCCCGGACCCTCGACGTGAGCGTCGAGTGGCGGGAAGAGTCCGGTGAGCTCGTGGACGAGCTCTCGTTTCTCGGAGCCATGCCCAACGACTTCGTCGTGAGCACGGCGGCGCTGCGCGCGGCGCTTGGCTTCGACGAGCTCACCACGGAGCGCGAGCGCCTGGCCGATCTGATCGACTGGTCACGTCGCAGTCGCCCCAATTGA
- a CDS encoding C39 family peptidase, with the protein MDRRRFLTGLAATLAPSALGGCENRRNAEAVGRRPGQPVPIPAPPALPSVLISNVPHVRQKPDFCGEAVAASWLLALGKRADQDAVFDASGMDPARGMGVTTRELGAALEQLGFHPGKIWNRVRATRAAPELAALFAELHADLARNVPSIVCMRYDERPNTTEHFRLVLGYDQQKDEVVYHEPAEDAGGYRRMSRARFLSLWPLRYSEAEWTVVRLRLEPGNVELPARPPGFHPADFAQHVMKLRETLGREMSVVVESPFVVIGDSGEQSVKASAERTVRWAVRLLQQDFFPGPPQRILNVWLLGSAASYERTAKAITGDEPGTPYGFYTREQGALIMNIRTGGGTLVHEIVHPYIEANFPKCPAWFNEGLGSLFEQSAERDGHIVGLTNWRLAGLKRAIRARRVPTFQALTNTTNAEFYADDTGEHYAMARYLLYYLQERELLRRYYADFHRARATDPSGYATLVKLLGEPDMRTFQKQWEAEVLSLVFSG; encoded by the coding sequence GTGGATCGACGCAGATTTCTGACCGGCCTCGCCGCCACCCTCGCTCCATCCGCGCTCGGGGGCTGTGAGAACCGGCGAAACGCGGAGGCCGTGGGCCGCCGTCCAGGACAGCCGGTGCCGATCCCGGCGCCACCAGCGCTGCCGAGTGTGCTCATTTCGAATGTGCCGCACGTCCGGCAAAAACCCGACTTCTGCGGCGAGGCCGTGGCGGCAAGCTGGCTCCTCGCCCTAGGAAAACGAGCCGATCAGGACGCGGTCTTCGACGCCTCCGGCATGGATCCGGCGCGCGGCATGGGGGTGACGACGCGCGAGCTCGGGGCGGCCCTCGAACAGCTCGGCTTTCACCCCGGCAAAATCTGGAATCGGGTGCGTGCAACCCGCGCCGCACCGGAGCTCGCCGCACTGTTCGCCGAGCTGCACGCGGATCTCGCGCGGAACGTGCCGTCCATCGTGTGCATGCGCTACGACGAACGCCCGAACACGACGGAGCATTTTCGTCTGGTGCTCGGCTACGACCAGCAGAAGGACGAGGTCGTGTATCACGAGCCGGCGGAAGACGCGGGCGGTTATCGACGCATGAGTCGGGCGCGGTTCCTCTCGCTCTGGCCGCTGCGTTACAGCGAGGCAGAGTGGACGGTCGTCCGCCTGCGCCTCGAGCCGGGCAATGTCGAGCTCCCGGCGCGACCGCCCGGGTTTCACCCTGCGGATTTTGCCCAGCACGTGATGAAACTGCGGGAGACCCTGGGGCGCGAGATGTCGGTGGTGGTCGAGTCGCCGTTCGTGGTGATCGGCGACAGCGGCGAGCAGAGTGTGAAGGCGAGCGCCGAGCGCACCGTGCGCTGGGCAGTGCGGCTGCTGCAGCAGGATTTTTTTCCCGGGCCGCCGCAGCGGATCCTGAACGTGTGGCTGCTCGGCAGCGCGGCGAGCTACGAACGCACCGCCAAGGCCATCACCGGCGACGAACCCGGCACACCCTACGGCTTTTACACGCGCGAGCAGGGCGCCCTGATCATGAACATCCGCACGGGCGGCGGGACGCTGGTGCACGAGATCGTGCACCCCTACATCGAGGCCAATTTTCCCAAGTGTCCGGCCTGGTTCAACGAAGGCCTTGGTTCGCTGTTCGAGCAGAGCGCCGAGCGCGACGGCCACATCGTCGGGCTGACGAACTGGCGTCTGGCGGGACTGAAGCGCGCCATTCGCGCGCGACGGGTGCCTACATTCCAGGCTCTGACGAACACGACCAACGCCGAGTTCTACGCGGATGACACCGGCGAGCACTACGCGATGGCCCGCTACCTGCTCTACTACCTGCAAGAGCGCGAGCTCTTGCGTCGTTACTACGCGGACTTCCACCGCGCACGGGCCACCGACCCGAGCGGTTACGCTACCCTGGTGAAGCTCCTCGGTGAGCCGGACATGCGAACGTTCCAGAAACAGTGGGAGGCCGAGGTGCTCAGCCTCGTGTTCTCCGGTTGA
- a CDS encoding succinate dehydrogenase/fumarate reductase iron-sulfur subunit: MNLTLHVWRQKAQADVGAFETYAAPDIDEHMSFLEMLDVVNERLLAEGKEPIAFDSDCREGICGMCGLVINGVPHGPNAATTTCQLHMRHFSDGDEITIEPWRAAAFPVLRDLVVDRAAFDRIVQAGGYISVNAGSAPEANGLPVPKANAEKSMDAAACIGCGACVAACPNASAMLFVAAKAAHLGLLPQGQAERWERVKKMVGQMDAEGFGHCTNHYECMAACPKEISVEFIAQLNRDLLRATVIEKEHEEKTSGSG; the protein is encoded by the coding sequence ATGAATCTCACGCTGCACGTTTGGCGACAGAAGGCCCAGGCTGACGTCGGTGCTTTCGAGACCTACGCGGCTCCCGACATCGACGAACACATGTCGTTCCTGGAGATGCTCGACGTGGTGAACGAGCGACTGCTCGCCGAGGGCAAGGAGCCCATCGCGTTCGACAGCGACTGCCGCGAAGGCATCTGTGGCATGTGTGGGCTGGTCATCAACGGTGTTCCCCACGGGCCCAACGCCGCAACGACGACCTGTCAGCTTCACATGCGGCACTTCAGCGACGGGGACGAGATCACCATCGAGCCATGGCGCGCGGCGGCCTTCCCGGTGCTCCGCGACCTGGTCGTCGATCGGGCGGCCTTCGACCGAATCGTGCAGGCCGGTGGCTACATCAGCGTGAATGCCGGCAGCGCGCCCGAGGCCAACGGCCTTCCGGTGCCGAAGGCGAACGCCGAAAAATCGATGGACGCTGCCGCATGTATCGGCTGCGGCGCCTGCGTCGCGGCCTGCCCCAACGCCAGCGCCATGCTGTTCGTCGCGGCGAAGGCCGCGCATCTCGGGCTCTTGCCCCAGGGCCAGGCGGAGCGCTGGGAGCGCGTGAAGAAGATGGTCGGTCAGATGGACGCCGAGGGCTTTGGGCACTGCACCAATCACTACGAGTGCATGGCGGCGTGCCCCAAGGAGATCAGCGTGGAGTTCATCGCACAGCTCAATCGCGATCTGCTGCGCGCGACCGTGATCGAGAAAGAGCACGAAGAAAAGACGAGCGGGTCCGGCTAG